From the genome of Kaistella daneshvariae, one region includes:
- a CDS encoding NuoI/complex I 23 kDa subunit family protein: MKLTNRSKVVSNKEMTFMEKLYLPEILKGMAITMRHALEGPKGKVYSYPEHEKPRTKFWRGLHVLKRDEEGRERCTACGLCAVVCPAEAITMTAAERTRDEKHLYREEKYASVYEINMLRCIFCGLCEEACPKSAIYLTDRLVDVETNRGSFVYGKDKLVEKINERVDITARQSELQKKTVK, from the coding sequence ATGAAATTGACAAACAGATCGAAAGTAGTCTCAAACAAAGAGATGACTTTCATGGAAAAATTATACCTCCCGGAAATCCTGAAGGGAATGGCCATTACCATGCGCCACGCTTTGGAAGGTCCGAAAGGTAAAGTATATTCTTATCCGGAACATGAAAAACCGAGAACGAAATTCTGGCGTGGGCTTCACGTATTGAAACGTGATGAAGAAGGCCGCGAAAGATGTACTGCCTGTGGACTTTGTGCGGTTGTTTGCCCTGCGGAAGCCATTACCATGACCGCGGCGGAACGCACCCGCGATGAAAAACACCTTTACCGCGAAGAAAAATATGCCTCAGTATATGAAATTAATATGTTGAGATGTATTTTCTGTGGTTTGTGTGAGGAAGCTTGCCCTAAGTCTGCCATCTATCTTACAGACCGTTTGGTAGATGTAGAAACCAACCGCGGAAGTTTCGTTTACGGAAAAGACAAGCTCGTGGAAAAAATCAATGAAAGAGTTGATATCACCGCGCGCCAAAGCGAATTGCAAAAGAAAACAGTTAAGTAA
- the nuoH gene encoding NADH-quinone oxidoreductase subunit NuoH yields MDLITFKIILVVSLFALSLGVAAYSTWGERKVAAILQDRIGPNRAGPFGILQPLADGGKLFFKEGFVPQGADRFLFYVGPALTMFISLITGAVIPWGKSVNIGGNSFDIQVANIDVGVLYLIGMVSIGVYGMMIGGWASNNKYSLIGAIRASSQMISYELAMGLSLLSIILMAGSLDLNVITGSQGTGKIWGFIPADGMNWNIFYQPLAFIIFFVAAMAETNRHPFDLPECESELVNGYMTEYSSMNFGQYMFGEYVNMFISNALIVTLFFGGFNYPGINWVGENWGENIAGVLSIFAMLFKVIIGILIFMWIRWTIPRFRYDQLMHLGWKTLIPLALANLVITAAVIVFFTN; encoded by the coding sequence ATGGATTTAATTACATTTAAAATAATACTGGTTGTCAGCCTTTTCGCCTTATCATTAGGCGTAGCGGCCTACTCCACCTGGGGTGAAAGAAAAGTTGCAGCAATTTTGCAGGACCGTATCGGGCCGAACAGAGCCGGACCTTTCGGTATTTTGCAACCTTTAGCGGATGGTGGAAAACTATTCTTCAAAGAAGGATTTGTGCCACAGGGCGCCGACCGTTTTCTGTTTTACGTAGGTCCCGCGCTTACCATGTTTATTTCCCTGATTACCGGCGCGGTGATCCCGTGGGGAAAATCCGTAAATATTGGCGGAAATTCTTTTGATATCCAGGTTGCGAATATTGACGTAGGTGTTTTGTACCTAATCGGAATGGTTTCAATCGGAGTTTATGGAATGATGATCGGTGGTTGGGCCTCGAATAATAAATATTCCCTGATCGGAGCAATTCGTGCTTCCTCACAGATGATTTCTTATGAGCTTGCAATGGGCCTTTCTCTTCTTTCTATTATTTTAATGGCGGGAAGTCTTGATTTGAATGTGATTACGGGTTCGCAGGGAACCGGAAAAATCTGGGGTTTTATTCCTGCAGATGGTATGAACTGGAATATTTTCTACCAGCCTTTAGCTTTCATTATTTTCTTTGTAGCTGCGATGGCAGAAACGAACCGTCACCCTTTCGATTTACCTGAATGCGAATCTGAATTGGTAAATGGTTATATGACAGAATATTCTTCAATGAACTTTGGCCAGTATATGTTTGGTGAATATGTGAACATGTTCATTTCCAACGCCTTAATCGTAACCTTATTTTTCGGCGGATTTAACTATCCGGGAATCAACTGGGTTGGCGAAAACTGGGGCGAAAATATTGCGGGTGTTTTGAGTATTTTTGCGATGTTATTCAAAGTCATCATCGGGATTTTAATATTTATGTGGATTCGCTGGACAATCCCGAGATTCCGATATGACCAGTTGATGCACCTGGGCTGGAAAACATTAATTCCGCTTGCACTAGCCAATTTAGTTATTACAGCTGCTGTAATTGTATTTTTTACAAATTAA
- a CDS encoding 2Fe-2S iron-sulfur cluster-binding protein — protein MSEEIKKFKITIDGQTTEVLPGTSILEAARQIGGQSVPPAMCYYKPLENSGGRCRTCLVEVSKGSDADSRPMPKLVASCRTSVMDGMEVKNLSSEKTQEARHAVTEFLLINHPLDCPICDQAGECHLQDLSYEHGVEQTRTEFERRTFEPEDIGPYIKLNMNRCILCARCVLVANQLTDNREHGILFRGEHAEISTNLNKALESDFIGNVIDVCPVGALTDRTARFASRVWFTKPMNATCECDKCAGKAVLWMKGEEIVRVTARKDQYDEVQDWICNECRFHKKDVTKWTIEGPRHISRHSVISLNHYQKPKNTFTLLDNADAKEISEKDEK, from the coding sequence ATGAGCGAAGAAATTAAAAAATTTAAAATCACCATTGACGGACAGACCACAGAAGTTCTGCCCGGTACTTCGATTCTGGAAGCAGCACGACAAATCGGTGGGCAATCTGTTCCGCCCGCAATGTGCTACTACAAGCCATTGGAAAATTCTGGTGGACGATGCAGAACGTGCTTGGTTGAAGTTTCTAAAGGTTCTGACGCCGACTCGCGACCGATGCCGAAATTGGTAGCAAGTTGCCGTACATCGGTAATGGATGGTATGGAAGTGAAAAATCTTTCGTCTGAAAAAACCCAGGAAGCACGCCACGCAGTGACCGAATTCCTCTTGATCAATCACCCTTTGGACTGCCCGATCTGTGACCAGGCCGGTGAATGTCATCTACAGGATTTGAGCTACGAACATGGTGTAGAACAAACCAGAACGGAATTCGAACGAAGAACTTTTGAACCGGAAGATATTGGTCCTTATATTAAACTGAACATGAACCGTTGCATTTTGTGTGCACGTTGTGTTTTAGTGGCGAATCAGCTTACCGACAACCGTGAGCACGGAATCTTGTTCCGCGGCGAGCATGCAGAGATTTCAACCAATTTAAATAAAGCTTTAGAAAGCGACTTTATTGGAAACGTTATCGATGTTTGTCCTGTGGGCGCTTTAACCGACAGAACTGCAAGATTTGCAAGCAGAGTTTGGTTTACAAAACCAATGAATGCTACTTGTGAATGTGACAAATGTGCGGGTAAAGCCGTTCTTTGGATGAAAGGTGAAGAAATCGTGCGGGTTACGGCAAGAAAAGATCAGTATGATGAAGTTCAGGACTGGATTTGTAATGAATGCCGATTCCACAAAAAAGATGTGACAAAATGGACGATTGAAGGTCCGAGACATATCTCCAGACATTCGGTAATCTCTCTGAACCATTATCAAAAACCTAAAAACACGTTTACTCTTTTGGACAACGCCGATGCCAAAGAAATCAGTGAAAAAGACGAAAAATAA
- the nuoF gene encoding NADH-quinone oxidoreductase subunit NuoF translates to MSKKLLLKHAHVEGIHTFDVYRKHGGYESVEKALKMAPDAITEEVKASGLRGRGGAGFPTGLKWSFLAKPEGVPRYLVVNADESEPGTFKDRYLMEFIPHLLIEGMIVSSYALGANTSYIYIRGEYSWIPDILEKAIDEAKAAGFLGQNIQGTGYNLEIYVHRGAGAYICGEETALLESLEGKRGNPRLKPPFPAVKGLWACPTVVNNVETIAAVVPVINLGGAEYAKIGVGKSTGTKLISACGNINKPGVYEIDMTITVEEFIYSDEYCGGIPNGKRLKACIPGGSSVPIVPANLLLRTINGEPRYMNYESLADGGFATGTMMGSGGFIVLDEDQSVVKHTMTLSHFYAHESCGQCTPCREGTPWMFKILKKIASGQGTLNDIDLLWDVQRKIEGNTICPLGDAAAWPVAAAIRHFRDEFEWYIDNPDALTGNYGIGNYDVPIPMPERADVNS, encoded by the coding sequence ATGAGTAAAAAACTTTTACTTAAACACGCACATGTTGAAGGAATTCACACTTTCGACGTTTACCGCAAACACGGTGGCTACGAATCTGTGGAAAAAGCGCTGAAAATGGCACCGGACGCGATCACTGAAGAAGTGAAAGCTTCAGGTCTTCGCGGGCGTGGTGGCGCAGGTTTCCCAACCGGTTTAAAATGGAGCTTTTTGGCTAAGCCGGAAGGCGTACCAAGATATTTGGTGGTGAATGCTGATGAATCTGAACCCGGAACTTTTAAAGACCGGTATTTGATGGAATTTATTCCGCATCTTCTGATCGAAGGAATGATCGTTTCTTCCTACGCTTTGGGTGCAAACACCTCTTACATTTACATCCGTGGAGAATATTCCTGGATTCCGGATATTTTAGAAAAAGCGATTGATGAAGCAAAAGCTGCCGGATTTTTAGGACAAAACATTCAGGGAACCGGTTATAATTTAGAAATTTATGTTCACCGTGGCGCCGGCGCTTACATTTGTGGTGAAGAAACTGCTTTATTGGAGTCACTGGAAGGTAAGCGTGGAAACCCGCGTTTGAAACCACCTTTCCCTGCTGTAAAAGGACTTTGGGCTTGCCCAACCGTGGTGAATAATGTGGAAACGATTGCAGCAGTTGTGCCTGTCATTAATTTAGGCGGAGCAGAATATGCTAAAATCGGCGTGGGTAAATCTACAGGAACGAAATTGATTTCTGCGTGCGGAAACATCAATAAACCAGGCGTTTACGAAATTGATATGACCATTACGGTGGAAGAATTCATTTATTCTGATGAATACTGTGGTGGAATTCCAAATGGTAAAAGATTGAAAGCCTGTATTCCGGGCGGAAGTTCAGTACCAATTGTTCCCGCGAATTTATTGTTGAGAACCATCAATGGTGAACCGCGCTATATGAATTACGAATCTTTGGCTGACGGTGGTTTTGCGACCGGAACCATGATGGGTTCTGGCGGATTTATCGTTTTGGATGAAGACCAGTCTGTGGTGAAACATACCATGACTTTGTCACATTTCTACGCACACGAAAGTTGCGGCCAGTGTACACCATGTCGTGAAGGAACGCCGTGGATGTTCAAGATTTTAAAGAAAATCGCAAGCGGTCAGGGAACTTTGAACGACATCGATTTGCTTTGGGATGTTCAGCGAAAAATTGAAGGAAATACAATTTGTCCATTAGGTGACGCTGCAGCGTGGCCGGTGGCAGCAGCCATCCGTCATTTCCGTGATGAATTTGAATGGTATATCGATAATCCGGACGCATTAACCGGAAATTATGGAATTGGAAATTATGATGTTCCTATCCCGATGCCGGAAAGAGCAGACGTAAATTCTTAA
- a CDS encoding NADH-quinone oxidoreductase subunit NuoE family protein, which produces MSETIAFKPETLAQVQKITERYPAEHKKSALIPVLHLAQKEFDGWLQVPVMDYVAELLEIQPIEVYEVATFYTMFNMKPVGKYVLEVCQTGPCMLKGSDEIIKHIKETLHIENGETTADGLFTLKTAECLGACGYAPMMQLGKFYHENLTTEKVDAILELCRQGALPLD; this is translated from the coding sequence GTGAGCGAAACGATAGCTTTTAAACCTGAAACATTAGCTCAGGTTCAAAAAATAACCGAAAGATATCCGGCAGAGCACAAAAAATCAGCTTTGATTCCGGTTTTGCATTTAGCACAGAAAGAATTTGATGGCTGGCTTCAGGTTCCGGTGATGGATTATGTGGCTGAACTTTTAGAAATTCAACCCATTGAAGTGTATGAAGTGGCAACATTTTATACCATGTTCAATATGAAACCTGTGGGAAAATATGTTTTGGAAGTTTGCCAAACTGGACCGTGTATGCTGAAAGGCAGCGATGAAATCATCAAACACATCAAAGAAACGCTTCACATAGAAAACGGTGAAACTACCGCTGACGGCTTATTTACGCTGAAAACTGCTGAATGCCTCGGCGCCTGCGGTTATGCACCAATGATGCAGCTGGGTAAATTTTACCATGAAAATTTAACGACAGAAAAAGTAGACGCCATCCTGGAGCTTTGCAGACAGGGCGCGCTTCCTTTAGATTAA
- a CDS encoding NADH-quinone oxidoreductase subunit D gives MKDNALSNILSQQESSDHIDGQLYTLNLGPTHPATHGIFQNVLTMDGEKILHSEQTIGYIHRAFEKISERRSFTQITTLTDRMNYCSAPINNIGWHMTVEKLVGIETPKRVDYMRVIMMELARIADHLICNGVIAMDAGAITGLTYLFQEREKIYNMYEEVCGARLTTNMGRIGGFERDFTPKFHEFLQDWLKKFPKIFGEFCSLNERNRIFMDRTIKAGPISAERALSYGFTGPNLRATGVDYDVRVADPYSSYQDFDFIIPVGTSGDTYDRFMVRQQEVWESLKIIEQAYKNLPAGPFHADVPEFYLPEKADVYTKMEALIYHFKIVMGETDVPKGEVYHAVEGGNGELGFYLVSDGGRTPYRLHFRRPCFIYYQAYPEMIKGGPISDAIVTMCSMNVIAGELDA, from the coding sequence ATGAAAGATAACGCACTCTCTAATATACTCAGTCAGCAAGAATCCAGCGATCATATCGACGGACAGCTGTACACCCTGAACCTTGGTCCTACGCACCCAGCGACGCACGGTATTTTCCAGAATGTTCTTACCATGGATGGTGAGAAAATTCTGCACTCCGAGCAAACGATCGGATACATTCATCGTGCTTTTGAGAAAATTTCAGAAAGACGCAGCTTTACCCAAATCACCACGTTGACAGACCGTATGAACTACTGTTCAGCACCTATCAATAATATTGGTTGGCACATGACGGTAGAAAAACTTGTGGGCATTGAAACGCCAAAGCGCGTAGATTATATGCGTGTGATTATGATGGAGCTAGCGCGAATTGCCGATCACCTCATCTGTAATGGTGTAATCGCAATGGACGCCGGCGCAATTACAGGTTTAACCTACCTTTTCCAGGAAAGAGAGAAAATTTACAATATGTATGAGGAAGTTTGTGGTGCTAGATTAACCACAAACATGGGAAGAATTGGTGGTTTCGAAAGAGATTTCACGCCAAAATTCCATGAATTTCTTCAGGACTGGTTAAAGAAATTCCCGAAAATTTTCGGTGAATTCTGTTCTTTGAATGAAAGAAACAGAATTTTTATGGACAGAACCATTAAAGCCGGACCAATTTCTGCGGAACGCGCTTTAAGCTACGGATTTACCGGACCAAACCTGCGTGCGACCGGCGTTGATTATGACGTTCGTGTTGCTGATCCCTACTCTTCTTATCAGGATTTCGATTTCATCATTCCTGTAGGAACTTCCGGTGATACTTACGACCGTTTTATGGTGCGCCAGCAGGAAGTTTGGGAAAGTTTAAAAATCATTGAACAGGCCTATAAAAATTTACCTGCAGGACCTTTCCATGCAGATGTTCCTGAATTTTATTTACCGGAAAAAGCAGATGTCTATACCAAAATGGAAGCTTTGATTTATCACTTCAAAATTGTAATGGGTGAAACCGATGTTCCAAAAGGTGAAGTATATCATGCCGTAGAAGGCGGAAATGGCGAATTAGGTTTCTATCTTGTAAGCGATGGCGGACGTACCCCTTACCGACTGCATTTTAGAAGACCATGTTTCATTTATTATCAGGCTTATCCTGAAATGATCAAAGGTGGACCGATCTCCGACGCGATTGTAACCATGTGTAGCATGAACGTAATTGCTGGTGAGCTGGATGCGTAA
- a CDS encoding NADH-quinone oxidoreductase subunit C produces the protein MTNEFVLEAITREFPESVISYATPYDFLTLEIKKEDIKKVIHHLRDSSLQIDFLTDITGIHYPETPEKEIGVIYHLHNMRTNFRIRLKAFMPRENAEVDTLTDLYAGANWMERETFEFFGIKFKGHPDLRVILNVEDMDYHPMLKEYRLEDGTRTDKDDKMFGR, from the coding sequence ATGACAAACGAATTTGTACTGGAAGCGATTACCAGAGAATTTCCCGAATCGGTGATTTCTTACGCGACACCTTACGATTTTTTAACTTTAGAAATTAAGAAAGAAGACATCAAAAAAGTGATTCATCATTTGAGAGATTCTTCCCTTCAAATTGACTTTCTTACCGATATTACCGGCATTCACTATCCGGAAACCCCCGAAAAGGAAATCGGTGTTATCTACCATTTGCATAACATGAGAACGAATTTCAGAATTCGTTTGAAAGCTTTTATGCCCCGTGAAAACGCGGAAGTAGATACATTAACCGATCTTTATGCTGGCGCGAACTGGATGGAAAGGGAAACTTTCGAATTTTTCGGAATTAAATTTAAAGGTCATCCCGACTTACGCGTCATCCTGAATGTGGAAGATATGGACTATCACCCGATGTTGAAGGAATACCGTTTAGAAGACGGCACCAGAACGGATAAGGATGATAAAATGTTCGGCCGATAA
- a CDS encoding NADH-quinone oxidoreductase subunit B, which produces MSDNNKPVIRMDAPAPEGYEGEGFFATNLSSVIGMARKFSLWPLPFATSCCGIEFMATLNPTFDASRFGMERNSFSPRQADMLMVCGTIAKKLGPVLKQVYTQMAEPKWVIAVGACASSGGIFDSYSVLQGIDKIIPVDVYVPGCPPRPEQIIEGVMQVQALCESESIRRRDMPEYKKLLESYDIQ; this is translated from the coding sequence ATGTCAGATAATAATAAACCAGTAATCCGAATGGACGCTCCGGCGCCGGAAGGTTACGAAGGCGAAGGTTTTTTCGCCACCAATCTCAGCAGTGTCATCGGCATGGCGCGTAAATTCTCTTTATGGCCTTTGCCTTTCGCTACTTCTTGTTGCGGTATTGAATTTATGGCAACCCTAAACCCTACTTTCGATGCTTCTCGTTTTGGAATGGAAAGAAACTCGTTTTCACCACGCCAGGCAGATATGCTGATGGTTTGCGGTACCATTGCCAAAAAACTCGGACCTGTTTTGAAACAGGTTTACACCCAAATGGCAGAACCGAAATGGGTAATCGCAGTTGGAGCCTGTGCTTCCAGCGGCGGAATCTTTGATTCTTACTCTGTTTTGCAGGGCATTGATAAAATTATTCCCGTGGACGTATATGTTCCCGGTTGCCCACCGCGTCCGGAGCAGATTATCGAAGGAGTAATGCAGGTTCAGGCATTGTGCGAAAGCGAAAGCATCCGCAGAAGAGATATGCCGGAATACAAGAAATTACTGGAATCTTACGACATACAATAA
- a CDS encoding NADH-quinone oxidoreductase subunit A encodes MNVPADYIPIFIQIAVGAGFVLLSILGTHFLGPRQKAGDNKKNESFECGVDVEGNARTPFSVKYFLTAILFVLFDIEIVFFYPYAVNLREFGVEGFLAVLTFISIFFLAFIYVWKRGALDWDK; translated from the coding sequence ATGAATGTTCCCGCTGATTATATCCCGATTTTTATTCAGATTGCTGTTGGTGCGGGTTTCGTTTTACTCTCCATATTAGGAACTCATTTTTTAGGACCTCGCCAGAAAGCGGGTGACAACAAAAAAAATGAAAGTTTTGAGTGTGGTGTTGATGTAGAAGGAAACGCGCGGACCCCTTTCTCAGTAAAATATTTTCTTACCGCCATTTTGTTCGTGCTGTTCGATATAGAAATTGTATTTTTCTATCCTTACGCGGTAAATCTCCGCGAATTTGGTGTGGAAGGATTTTTAGCAGTTCTGACCTTTATCTCGATATTTTTCCTGGCGTTTATTTACGTCTGGAAACGCGGCGCACTGGATTGGGACAAATAG
- a CDS encoding GTP cyclohydrolase: MSELTIVEVNSQNDLKKFIEFPMNLYKNNKNYVPPLIKDEENIWNLKENAALQFSEFKRYLALKENKVVGRIAVLINFKEVEQLGHRKVRFGWLDFIDDIEVTKALLNKAIEFAKEKEMQMIEGPMGFTNLDKAGMLTMGFDKLATMIGLYNFPYYPEHLEKLGFKKEKEWVEYELQFPGVLSEKIVKFSDLIAEKYKLSVLQFKNKQEILPYVFPMFKLLDQTYKSLSTYTPITDEQIQTYKDKYFNFIDKDYIVCIVDENKELVSFAITMPSYSVALQKAKGKLLPFGWYHFLQAGKKNLRANFYLIGIHPDYQRRGVTSLIFKEIWKNFSKKGVKLLETNPELEENKSVQVLWQDYNPVNHKRRRTYAIEISPKTELFT; the protein is encoded by the coding sequence ATGTCTGAACTTACAATTGTTGAAGTAAATTCTCAAAATGATTTAAAAAAATTCATCGAATTTCCGATGAATCTGTACAAAAATAACAAAAATTACGTTCCGCCCCTTATCAAAGACGAAGAAAACATCTGGAACCTGAAAGAAAACGCGGCACTACAGTTTTCGGAGTTTAAAAGATACCTCGCGCTGAAAGAAAACAAAGTTGTGGGGCGCATTGCGGTTCTTATTAATTTTAAGGAAGTTGAGCAGCTGGGACACCGGAAAGTACGTTTTGGCTGGCTGGATTTTATCGATGATATTGAGGTTACAAAAGCACTGCTGAACAAAGCCATTGAGTTTGCCAAAGAAAAAGAAATGCAGATGATTGAAGGCCCCATGGGCTTCACCAATCTGGATAAAGCAGGAATGTTGACTATGGGTTTTGACAAATTGGCCACCATGATCGGACTTTATAACTTCCCTTACTATCCGGAACATCTGGAAAAATTAGGCTTTAAAAAGGAAAAAGAATGGGTAGAATATGAACTTCAATTTCCGGGTGTTCTCTCAGAAAAAATCGTAAAATTCAGTGATTTAATAGCTGAAAAATATAAACTCAGCGTGCTGCAATTTAAGAATAAACAGGAAATTCTGCCTTACGTTTTCCCGATGTTTAAATTACTGGATCAAACTTACAAATCGCTTTCGACTTACACACCGATTACCGACGAACAAATTCAGACCTACAAAGACAAATATTTCAATTTTATCGATAAGGATTATATCGTGTGTATTGTTGATGAAAATAAGGAACTGGTGTCTTTCGCCATCACCATGCCGTCATATTCCGTTGCATTGCAAAAAGCAAAAGGCAAACTTTTACCCTTTGGGTGGTATCATTTTTTGCAAGCCGGCAAGAAAAATCTGCGTGCAAACTTTTACCTTATCGGCATTCATCCCGACTATCAAAGACGTGGCGTGACCTCGCTCATCTTTAAGGAGATTTGGAAAAATTTCAGCAAAAAAGGGGTAAAATTATTGGAAACCAACCCGGAACTCGAGGAAAATAAAAGCGTTCAGGTGCTCTGGCAGGATTACAATCCGGTGAATCACAAGCGCCGCCGAACGTACGCCATCGAAATTTCCCCAAAAACCGAATTATTTACATGA
- a CDS encoding zinc metallopeptidase yields the protein MTGYYLIIGISMLVSWLVSARLKSKFQHYSQVHLRNGLSGKEIAEKMLRDNNINDVRVISVPGQLTDHYNPADKTVNLSEGVYMQRNAAAAAVAAHECGHAVQHAVGYSMLQLRSKLVPMVNISSNLMQFVLIAGIVLMGATRTIENPNGNTTVLAIGVALFAVTTLFAFVTLPVEYDASRRAMVWLKDTGTVTSEEYVGVKDSLTWAARTYVVAALGSLAQLLYWASMLMGRRD from the coding sequence ATGACAGGGTATTATTTAATTATTGGGATTTCAATGTTGGTGAGTTGGTTAGTGTCGGCACGGTTGAAATCGAAATTCCAACACTATTCACAAGTTCACTTGCGCAATGGTTTATCAGGCAAGGAAATTGCCGAAAAAATGTTGCGAGACAATAATATCAATGATGTTAGAGTGATTTCAGTTCCAGGTCAGTTAACCGACCATTATAATCCAGCAGACAAAACTGTAAATTTATCAGAAGGCGTTTATATGCAAAGAAATGCTGCAGCTGCAGCAGTGGCCGCGCACGAATGTGGTCATGCGGTACAACACGCAGTCGGATATTCCATGTTGCAGCTGCGTTCCAAATTGGTTCCGATGGTAAATATTAGCTCCAATTTAATGCAGTTCGTATTAATCGCTGGTATCGTTTTGATGGGTGCAACGCGGACCATTGAAAATCCAAACGGAAATACCACCGTTTTGGCAATCGGTGTAGCTTTATTCGCAGTCACCACGCTTTTCGCATTTGTAACTTTACCGGTAGAGTATGACGCCAGCCGAAGAGCAATGGTTTGGTTGAAAGACACCGGAACAGTGACAAGCGAAGAATATGTGGGCGTAAAAGATTCCTTAACCTGGGCAGCAAGAACGTATGTAGTTGCAGCTTTAGGTTCCCTCGCACAGCTTCTTTATTGGGCTTCAATGCTGATGGGCAGACGCGACTAA
- a CDS encoding IMPACT family protein, whose translation MEFSFETIQEPVADIFFREKGSKFIGFAFPVRSDAEIKDALQQIKEIHPKATHHCYAFRLGINGENYRANDDGEPSGSAGLPIYNQLLAHNLTNILVIVVRYYGGTKLGVSGLVRAYKECAKSTLEEAEIITEELQIEIAITFDFSRQNVIFTLLNKFNAKILDFLTEENCTIKALIKTAEKESISNQLAEMQNISFKFLD comes from the coding sequence GTGGAGTTTTCATTTGAAACCATACAGGAGCCGGTGGCGGATATTTTTTTCCGGGAAAAAGGCAGCAAATTTATCGGTTTTGCTTTTCCGGTGCGCAGTGATGCTGAAATTAAAGACGCGTTGCAGCAAATAAAAGAAATTCATCCAAAAGCTACGCACCACTGTTATGCCTTTCGCCTTGGAATAAATGGTGAAAATTACCGCGCCAACGACGATGGCGAACCTTCAGGAAGTGCAGGTTTACCAATTTACAACCAACTCCTCGCGCATAACCTTACTAATATTCTGGTCATCGTCGTACGGTATTATGGTGGAACGAAACTGGGTGTTTCGGGTTTGGTTCGTGCTTATAAAGAATGCGCGAAAAGCACTTTAGAAGAAGCAGAAATAATCACTGAAGAACTGCAAATCGAAATCGCAATCACTTTTGATTTCTCTCGGCAAAATGTAATTTTCACTTTGCTGAATAAATTCAATGCTAAAATTCTTGATTTTCTCACTGAGGAAAATTGCACCATAAAGGCGCTAATAAAAACGGCTGAAAAAGAAAGCATCTCGAACCAACTGGCCGAGATGCAAAATATTTCTTTTAAATTTTTGGATTAG